From Triticum aestivum cultivar Chinese Spring chromosome 4A, IWGSC CS RefSeq v2.1, whole genome shotgun sequence, a single genomic window includes:
- the LOC123083180 gene encoding NAC domain-containing protein 66, translating into MSISVNGQSVVPPGFRFHPTEEELLTYYLAKKVASQRIDLDVIPDVDLNKLEPWDIQERCRIGTGPQNDWYLFSHKDKKYPTGTRTNRATAAGFWKATGRDKGIYSAAGSGRIGMRKTLVFYKGRAPHGHKSDWIMHEYRLDDAVAAATSPVFAAGDASSYYSGISSPVRGVAGDQSPPAQEDGWVICRVFRKKNIVVQHQNGGGAASNKLVGAGAMEYSQSNCSSAVTAASDKAKAHMHQQQHLPHSDDALDHILSYMGRSSTASCKQETKPTNPSSSALDHLINGACHSGSSTLQYDKFMKLPPLEHVVPGGLLPPPAEYGRDWDDLDRLAAYELNGLSHPASANTTNSMSYIADELGGTTSYSGGGTLHASSVTGAGDGDLWSLARSVSSLHADLAITCFNAVGC; encoded by the exons ATGAGCATCTCCGTGAACGGGCAGTCGGTGGTGCCGCCGGGGTTCCGGTTCCACCCGACGGAGGAGGAGCTGCTCACCTACTACCTCGCCAAGAAGGTGGCCTCGCAGCGCATCGACCTCGATGTCATCCCCGACGTCGACCTCAACAAGCTTGAGCCATGGGACATCCAAG AGCGCTGCCGGATCGGAACCGGCCCGCAGAACGATTGGTACCTGTTCAGCCACAAGGACAAGAAGTACCCAACGGGAACGCGCACCAACCGCGCCACCGCAGCCGGGTTCTGGAAGGCCACAGGCCGGGACAAGGGCATCTACTCCGCCGCCGGGTCCGGCCGCATCGGCATGCGCAAGACGCTCGTCTTCTACAAGGGCCGTGCCCCACACGGCCACAAGTCTGATTGGATCATGCACGAGTACCGCCTTGACGACGCCGTCGCCGCTGCGACCAGCCCCGTCTTTGCTGCCGGCGACGCAAGTTCCTACTACTCCGGCATCTCATCCCCG GTTCGCGGCGTGGCCGGAGACCAGTCGCCGCCGGCACAGGAGGACGGGTGGGTCATCTGTAGGGTGTTCAGGAAGAAGAACATCGTCGTGCAGCACCAGAACGGCGGCGGCGCAGCGTCCAACAAGCTGGTCGGCGCCGGTGCCATGGAGTACAGCCAGAGCAACTGCTCGTCCGCGGTGACCGCCGCCAGCGACAAGGCCAAGGCGCACATGCACCAGCAGCAGCACCTGCCGCACAGCGACGACGCGCTCGATCACATCCTCAGCTATATGGGCCGCTCATCCACGGCATCCTGCAAGCAGGAGACCAAGCCCACCAACCCGTCATCGTCAGCGCTGGACCACCTGATCAACGGCGCGTGCCACAGCGGCAGCAGCACCCTGCAGTACGATAAGTTCATGAAGCTCCCACCGCTCGAGCACGTTGTCCCCGGCGGGCTCCTGCCGCCGCCGGCCGAGTACGGCCGTGACTGGGACGATCTTGACCGGCTGGCGGCGTACGAGCTCAACGGCCTCTCTCACCCAGCGTCGGCAAATACGACGAATAGCATGTCCTACATCGCCGACGAGCTTGGTGGCACCACCTCCTACTCCGGCGGTGGAACCCTACACGCTTCCTCCGTCACCGGGGCTGGCGACGGTGACCTGTGGAGCCTAGCGCGGTCGGTGTCATCGCTACACGCCGACTTGGCGATAACCTGTTTTAACGCTGTCGGATGTTGA